In Bacteroidota bacterium, the sequence ACAGAGTGTAGTTCGATCGCGCGGCATCGATGTGCCGTATATCGTCAAAGAGAACGAGGGCCACGGCTTCCGCAATGAGGAGAACCGCTTCGAAGTCTAC encodes:
- a CDS encoding prolyl oligopeptidase family serine peptidase, yielding MSEQSVVRSRGIDVPYIVKENEGHGFRNEENRFEVYEAMEAFFAKHLGK